Proteins encoded together in one Aeromonas encheleia window:
- a CDS encoding efflux RND transporter periplasmic adaptor subunit, which translates to MKILPKQGKLVLLVLILLAIIGWLAWPSKTQAPVLTASVIRQDVEQTVLASGVLQAIEQVDVGAQVSGQVTYLAVEAGQHVKQGDLLAEIDPLIAQNNLKTAEADLASRRAQLKIKQAQLKQNELAWRRQQQMFRQEASSRADLESAEAQLAVTRAELQSAQADVDSALIKVDRTKTELGYNRIQAPMDGTVVSIVTRQGQTLAASQTVPTLLKLANLETMTVKAQISEADVTKVKAGMPVYFTLIGDPDTRYHATLRTVELAPTNINEQTASSTATSNAAVYYYALFDVPNPDHQLRVAMTTQVTIVLGERKQVLAIPQTALGKKLGDNEYEVSLLKEDEQKETRRIKTGMKDDIKIEVVSGLNEQDKVTLEQGKPVQDDDGEMRP; encoded by the coding sequence ATGAAAATACTCCCCAAGCAGGGCAAGCTCGTCCTGCTCGTCCTCATTCTGCTGGCCATCATCGGTTGGCTGGCCTGGCCCAGCAAGACGCAGGCCCCGGTATTGACCGCCTCCGTCATCCGCCAGGACGTGGAGCAGACCGTGCTGGCCAGCGGTGTCCTGCAAGCCATCGAGCAGGTGGATGTGGGTGCCCAGGTCTCGGGTCAGGTAACCTACCTGGCCGTAGAAGCCGGGCAGCACGTCAAGCAGGGAGACCTGCTGGCGGAGATAGATCCCCTGATCGCCCAGAACAACCTCAAGACCGCCGAGGCGGATCTGGCCAGCCGCCGTGCTCAGCTCAAGATCAAGCAGGCGCAGCTCAAGCAGAACGAGCTGGCCTGGCGCCGCCAGCAGCAGATGTTCAGGCAGGAGGCGAGCTCCCGGGCCGATCTGGAGAGTGCCGAGGCGCAGCTGGCGGTCACCCGGGCCGAGCTGCAGAGTGCCCAGGCCGACGTCGACAGCGCCCTGATCAAGGTGGATCGCACCAAGACAGAGCTGGGCTATAACCGCATTCAGGCCCCCATGGATGGGACAGTCGTCTCCATCGTGACCCGCCAGGGCCAGACCCTGGCCGCCAGCCAGACGGTGCCGACTCTGCTCAAGCTCGCCAACCTGGAGACCATGACGGTCAAGGCCCAGATCTCGGAGGCCGATGTCACCAAGGTCAAGGCTGGCATGCCGGTCTATTTCACCCTGATCGGGGATCCGGATACCCGCTATCACGCCACCCTGCGCACGGTCGAGCTGGCCCCCACCAATATCAACGAGCAGACCGCCAGCAGCACGGCGACCAGCAACGCGGCCGTCTACTACTACGCCCTGTTCGATGTGCCCAACCCGGACCATCAGCTGCGGGTCGCCATGACGACCCAGGTCACCATAGTGCTGGGTGAACGCAAGCAGGTGCTGGCGATCCCCCAGACCGCCCTCGGCAAGAAGCTGGGGGACAACGAATATGAGGTCAGCCTGCTCAAGGAGGACGAGCAGAAAGAGACCCGCCGCATCAAGACCGGCATGAAGGACGACATCAAGATCGAGGTGGTGAGCGGCCTGAACGAGCAGGACAAGGTCACCCTGGAGCAGGGCAAGCCCGTCCAGGACGATGACGGGGAGATGAGGCCGTGA
- a CDS encoding MacB family efflux pump subunit translates to MSEPLIRLKGIERRYQSGEQEVTVLHPLDLCIQAGEMVAIVGASGSGKSTLMNLLGCLDRPSSGEYLFRGQDTAQLDALALARLRCHHFGFIFQRYHLLPHLDAAANVEIPAIYAGTSRPERQLRARTLLSRLGLSDRSHHRPGQLSGGQQQRVSIARALANGGEVILADEPTGALDSHSGKEVMAILKELHGRGHTIILVTHDMAVANHADRIITLRDGRVVEDSGQPATTTARDQAEPGLPLPAETVEERKLMPTHAAGQPATSIAKRGSQGWDRYREAGRMALHAMLAHRMRTFLTMLGIIIGIAAVVSVVALGQGARAKVINDINAMGTNTIDIFPGKDWGDEKAASIQTLNERDLDALLGQPYLEGASPQIATSGQLRYRNKTSSGNVVGVGSDFFRVKGMTLTQGRLFDERDIQSRTAVAVVDGKTIESLLGKEDPIGQVVLVGTLPVRIIGVVAQETGFGRSSQSVTVWLPYSAVMSRLISQNHFSQITIRVRDGIQPALAEQAAVALLTQRHGVKDFFTFSSDSIIKSVEKTTATMTLLVSAIAVISLIVGGVGVMNIMLVSVVERTREIGIRIAVGARQSDILQQFLIEAVMVSLLGGLLGIGLALLIGFVFSLIVESFQMHFSLFSILMAFGCSSLIGILFGYLPARNAARLDPVEALARE, encoded by the coding sequence GTGAGCGAGCCCCTGATCCGGCTCAAGGGCATAGAGCGTCGCTACCAGAGCGGGGAGCAGGAGGTCACGGTGCTGCACCCGCTGGATCTCTGCATCCAGGCGGGGGAGATGGTCGCCATCGTCGGCGCCTCCGGCTCCGGCAAGTCCACCCTGATGAACCTGCTGGGCTGCCTCGACCGCCCCAGCTCGGGCGAGTACCTGTTCCGCGGGCAGGACACCGCCCAGCTGGATGCCCTCGCCCTGGCCCGTCTGCGCTGCCATCACTTCGGTTTCATCTTCCAGCGCTATCACCTGCTGCCCCATCTGGATGCGGCCGCCAACGTGGAGATCCCGGCCATCTACGCCGGCACCTCGCGCCCCGAACGCCAGCTGCGGGCCCGCACCCTGCTGTCCCGCCTCGGCCTGAGCGATCGCAGCCACCACAGGCCGGGTCAGCTCTCCGGCGGGCAGCAGCAGCGGGTCAGCATAGCCCGGGCGCTGGCCAATGGCGGCGAGGTGATCCTGGCCGACGAACCCACCGGGGCCCTCGACAGCCACAGCGGCAAGGAGGTGATGGCCATCCTCAAGGAGCTGCATGGCCGGGGCCACACCATCATCCTGGTGACCCACGACATGGCGGTGGCCAACCACGCCGATCGCATCATCACCCTGCGCGATGGACGGGTAGTGGAAGACAGTGGCCAGCCCGCGACGACGACGGCCCGAGACCAGGCCGAGCCTGGTCTCCCCCTGCCCGCAGAGACGGTGGAGGAGCGCAAACTTATGCCGACCCACGCCGCCGGCCAGCCTGCGACGTCCATCGCCAAACGGGGCAGCCAGGGCTGGGATCGCTACCGGGAGGCTGGCCGCATGGCCCTGCATGCCATGCTGGCACACCGCATGCGCACCTTCCTCACCATGCTCGGCATCATCATCGGCATCGCCGCCGTGGTCAGCGTGGTCGCCCTCGGCCAGGGGGCCCGCGCCAAGGTGATCAATGACATCAACGCCATGGGCACCAACACCATCGACATCTTCCCCGGCAAGGACTGGGGGGATGAGAAGGCGGCCAGCATCCAGACCCTGAACGAGCGGGATCTCGACGCCCTGCTCGGCCAGCCCTATCTGGAGGGGGCCAGTCCCCAGATCGCGACCTCGGGTCAGCTGCGTTATCGCAACAAGACCAGCAGTGGCAACGTGGTCGGGGTCGGCAGCGACTTCTTCCGGGTCAAGGGGATGACGCTCACCCAGGGCCGGCTGTTCGATGAGCGGGATATCCAGAGCCGGACGGCGGTGGCCGTGGTGGATGGCAAGACCATAGAGAGTCTGCTCGGCAAGGAGGACCCCATCGGCCAGGTGGTGCTTGTCGGCACCCTGCCGGTGCGCATCATCGGCGTGGTGGCGCAGGAGACCGGCTTTGGCCGCAGCAGCCAGTCGGTCACCGTCTGGTTGCCCTACAGCGCCGTGATGAGCCGTCTCATCTCCCAGAACCACTTCAGCCAGATCACCATCCGGGTCAGGGACGGGATCCAGCCCGCCCTGGCCGAGCAGGCCGCCGTGGCGCTGCTGACCCAACGCCACGGGGTGAAGGACTTCTTCACCTTCAGCAGCGACAGCATCATCAAGTCGGTGGAGAAGACCACCGCCACCATGACCCTGCTGGTCTCCGCCATCGCGGTGATCTCGCTCATCGTCGGCGGCGTCGGGGTGATGAACATCATGCTGGTGTCTGTGGTGGAGCGCACCCGGGAGATCGGGATCCGCATCGCGGTCGGCGCCCGCCAGTCCGACATACTGCAACAATTCCTGATCGAGGCGGTGATGGTCAGCCTGCTGGGCGGCCTGCTCGGCATCGGCCTGGCCCTGCTCATCGGCTTCGTGTTCTCACTGATAGTGGAAAGCTTCCAGATGCACTTCTCACTCTTCTCCATCCTGATGGCCTTCGGCTGCTCCTCGCTCATCGGGATCCTGTTTGGTTACCTGCCTGCTCGCAACGCGGCCCGGCTAGATCCGGTCGAGGCGCTGGCGAGGGAATGA
- a CDS encoding efflux transporter outer membrane subunit encodes MHKLSRQRRRLLSRQGRSLLSRPALCLATGLVLSACSQQSTYHQPDLVVAPSWQQADEGLTQQQAGLWWQGFKDPALDRLVDAVLAANPDMQVAGLRLKNALLSASLADTNLTPSVNASIGVSGNKNMGTGVTSRNLGPSLNLGYEVDLWGKLASVRDQAGWEAQASEQDLAATRLMLIGKALEQYWQLAYLGSAISLGERQLANYGRAEQLTRAKYDAGAVTRLDLVQAGQQKAGKQAELASLVLQREQAGNALRLLLGRSSGPLEFIPAALTTSPIPSLAVGIPADVLARRPDVRAAELRLRKTLARGDEIRTSFYPSLSLTGSASTTSDTLTQVLQNPVGTLGATLALPFLEYNKTKLSIASSEVDYQIAETEFRKQLYGALLEVEDGLAARHQGEQRLRYLGQQLSYAREAERLARARFQAGATGVQPWLDEQNRLWDAELSLLTQQQSQLNTMAGIYQALGGSDRG; translated from the coding sequence ATGCACAAGTTGTCCAGACAGAGGCGCCGCCTCTTATCCAGACAGGGCCGCAGCCTCTTATCGCGACCAGCGCTCTGCCTCGCCACCGGCCTTGTCCTCAGCGCCTGCAGTCAGCAGAGCACCTATCACCAACCGGATCTGGTCGTGGCGCCGAGCTGGCAGCAGGCCGACGAGGGGCTCACCCAGCAGCAGGCGGGCCTCTGGTGGCAGGGGTTTAAGGATCCCGCCCTCGACCGGCTGGTCGATGCCGTGCTGGCCGCCAACCCGGATATGCAGGTGGCGGGGCTCAGGTTGAAGAACGCCCTGCTTAGCGCCAGCCTGGCCGACACCAATCTCACCCCCTCGGTCAACGCCAGCATAGGGGTCAGCGGCAACAAGAACATGGGCACCGGCGTGACCAGCCGCAATCTGGGCCCCTCTCTCAACCTGGGTTACGAGGTGGATCTGTGGGGCAAACTCGCCTCGGTCCGGGATCAGGCCGGCTGGGAGGCCCAGGCCAGCGAGCAGGATCTGGCGGCCACCCGTCTGATGCTGATCGGCAAGGCGCTGGAGCAGTACTGGCAGCTGGCCTATCTCGGCTCGGCCATCTCCCTCGGCGAGCGCCAGCTCGCCAACTACGGCCGCGCCGAGCAGCTGACCCGCGCCAAATATGACGCCGGTGCCGTTACCCGGCTCGATCTGGTGCAGGCCGGCCAGCAGAAAGCCGGCAAGCAGGCGGAGCTCGCCTCCCTCGTCCTGCAGCGGGAGCAGGCTGGCAATGCCCTGCGGCTCTTGCTCGGCCGCAGCAGCGGTCCGCTGGAGTTCATCCCGGCCGCCCTGACGACCAGCCCCATCCCATCGCTGGCGGTCGGCATTCCGGCCGACGTGCTGGCCCGGCGCCCCGATGTGCGGGCCGCCGAGCTGCGGCTGCGCAAGACGCTGGCCAGGGGGGACGAGATCCGCACCAGCTTCTACCCCAGCCTCAGCCTGACCGGCAGCGCCAGCACCACCTCGGACACCCTGACCCAGGTGCTGCAAAATCCGGTGGGGACCCTGGGGGCCACCCTGGCCCTGCCCTTCCTCGAGTACAACAAGACCAAGCTCTCCATCGCCAGCTCCGAGGTCGATTACCAGATCGCCGAGACCGAGTTTCGCAAGCAGCTCTACGGCGCCTTGCTGGAGGTGGAGGATGGGCTGGCCGCCCGCCATCAGGGCGAGCAGCGGCTGCGCTATCTGGGGCAGCAGCTGAGCTATGCCAGGGAGGCCGAGCGGTTGGCCCGGGCCCGCTTCCAGGCCGGTGCCACCGGGGTACAGCCCTGGCTGGATGAGCAGAATCGGCTGTGGGATGCCGAGCTCAGCCTGTTGACCCAACAGCAGAGCCAGCTCAACACCATGGCCGGGATCTACCAGGCGCTGGGGGGGAGCGATCGGGGCTAG
- a CDS encoding siderophore-interacting protein — MSQPAPVNRPRLLTVKQVHDVGPHLRRVCLTSPELADYPFSCGGAHVKIMLPQPGQPHAVLPTPTPKGPRWEDPSQKPILRTFTIRAFRREALELDIDFALHGDAGPASRFALRVQPGDLLAISGPGGPDPMLQPALHYYMAGDLTSLPAISAMAEVMPAEARGHIALLVPHREDVQDLSLPVGVSLRWFVGTPDQTEPLVNYFTALPMASEQSYFWFGGEEGLVVPLRRHVRRALEVDRSQVYAVPYWRHGKDEDAYHQDRHVVMDS; from the coding sequence ATGTCACAGCCCGCCCCGGTCAATCGCCCTCGCCTGCTCACAGTCAAACAGGTCCATGATGTGGGCCCCCATCTGCGCCGCGTCTGTCTGACCAGCCCTGAGCTGGCCGACTACCCCTTCAGCTGTGGCGGCGCCCATGTCAAGATCATGCTGCCCCAGCCGGGCCAGCCCCATGCCGTGCTGCCGACCCCGACCCCCAAGGGGCCCCGCTGGGAAGACCCGAGCCAGAAACCCATCCTCCGCACCTTTACCATCCGCGCCTTCCGGCGTGAGGCGCTGGAGCTGGACATCGACTTCGCCCTGCACGGCGATGCCGGCCCGGCCAGCCGCTTCGCCCTGCGGGTCCAGCCTGGCGATCTGCTCGCCATCTCAGGCCCCGGTGGCCCGGATCCCATGCTGCAGCCGGCCCTGCACTACTACATGGCGGGGGATCTCACCTCCCTGCCCGCCATCAGCGCCATGGCAGAGGTGATGCCGGCCGAAGCCCGGGGCCATATCGCGCTGCTGGTGCCCCATAGAGAAGATGTGCAGGATCTGTCGCTGCCCGTCGGTGTCAGCCTGCGCTGGTTTGTCGGGACTCCCGACCAGACCGAGCCCCTGGTGAACTATTTCACGGCCCTGCCCATGGCCTCTGAGCAGAGCTATTTCTGGTTCGGTGGGGAAGAGGGGCTGGTGGTGCCGCTGCGCCGTCATGTCAGACGCGCGCTGGAGGTGGATCGCTCCCAGGTCTATGCGGTGCCCTACTGGCGCCACGGCAAGGATGAGGACGCCTACCATCAGGATCGCCATGTCGTGATGGATAGCTGA
- a CDS encoding 3-deoxy-7-phosphoheptulonate synthase produces the protein MAVLNSVMRAFAVEALPTPADLLAQHPCPAEMAEQIDQHRHQVRQILTGADDRLLVVIGPCSIHDPLAALDYARRLTRLAEAYQDRLLIVMRTYFEKPRTTVGWKGLVFDPHLDGSNDIGQGLCLARQLLLDINRLGLATATEFLDTTSFLYLADLISWGAIGARTTESQVHRQLASALPCPVGFKNGTDGNIQVAIDAIQASEASHLFTAPGSQGGIVVIKSEGNPSGHIILRGGTLPNYHQSDVMDAAERLARQGLNHRLMVDCSHGNSQKQHKNQIRVAGELCRQLSEGSEAIAAVMVESFLQGGSQKPAPLSELQYGLSVTDACLCWDDSQTLLAMLADAVEARRQSQGTSSPSTRREEALPVS, from the coding sequence ATGGCAGTTTTGAATTCGGTAATGCGCGCCTTCGCGGTGGAGGCGCTCCCCACTCCTGCCGACCTGTTGGCACAGCATCCCTGCCCTGCCGAGATGGCGGAGCAGATTGACCAGCACCGTCACCAGGTTCGTCAGATCCTGACCGGTGCAGACGATCGCCTGTTGGTGGTGATCGGCCCCTGCTCCATCCATGATCCCCTCGCCGCGCTCGACTATGCTCGGCGCCTGACACGCCTCGCCGAGGCCTATCAGGACCGGCTGTTGATAGTGATGCGCACCTATTTCGAGAAACCACGCACCACCGTCGGCTGGAAGGGTCTGGTATTCGACCCCCATCTGGATGGCAGCAACGACATCGGCCAGGGTCTGTGCCTGGCGCGCCAGCTGCTGCTCGACATCAACCGGCTGGGACTGGCCACCGCCACCGAGTTTCTCGATACCACCAGCTTCCTCTACCTGGCCGATCTCATCAGCTGGGGGGCGATAGGCGCCCGCACCACCGAGTCTCAGGTACATCGGCAACTGGCCTCGGCCCTGCCCTGTCCCGTCGGTTTCAAGAACGGCACCGACGGCAATATCCAGGTGGCCATCGATGCCATCCAGGCCAGCGAGGCCTCCCATCTGTTCACCGCCCCCGGCAGCCAGGGTGGCATAGTGGTGATCAAGAGCGAGGGCAATCCGAGCGGCCACATCATCTTGCGCGGTGGTACCCTGCCCAATTATCACCAGAGCGATGTGATGGATGCCGCCGAACGGCTGGCACGGCAGGGACTCAACCATCGACTGATGGTGGATTGCAGCCACGGCAACAGCCAGAAACAGCACAAGAACCAGATCCGGGTCGCCGGGGAGCTCTGCCGCCAGCTGAGCGAGGGCAGCGAGGCCATCGCCGCCGTCATGGTCGAGAGCTTCCTGCAGGGGGGGAGCCAGAAACCGGCCCCCCTGAGTGAACTCCAGTACGGCCTGTCGGTCACCGACGCCTGTCTGTGCTGGGATGACAGCCAGACGCTGCTGGCCATGCTGGCCGATGCCGTCGAGGCTCGCCGGCAATCCCAGGGGACAAGCTCGCCGTCGACCCGCCGCGAAGAGGCGTTGCCGGTCAGTTAA
- a CDS encoding H-NS family histone-like protein — protein sequence MNEFLKVLLNIRSLRAAIRELPFEQLQEAKEKFDLVYNERAESVEQERAEQEERQRKLSEFTEMLQQAGIDPRELIGSVAAPAAAGAAKSKRAPRPAKYKYQEDGQEKTWTGQGRMPKAIAEQVALGKDLNDFLI from the coding sequence ATGAACGAGTTTCTGAAAGTTCTACTGAACATTCGCAGCTTGCGTGCTGCCATTCGTGAACTGCCGTTTGAGCAACTGCAAGAAGCGAAAGAAAAGTTTGATCTGGTATATAACGAGCGTGCCGAGTCTGTTGAACAGGAACGTGCCGAGCAGGAAGAGCGTCAGCGCAAGCTGAGCGAATTTACCGAGATGCTGCAACAAGCCGGTATCGACCCGCGTGAGCTGATCGGCAGCGTCGCTGCCCCGGCAGCCGCTGGCGCAGCCAAGAGCAAGCGTGCTCCGCGTCCTGCCAAGTACAAGTATCAGGAAGATGGCCAGGAGAAGACCTGGACCGGTCAGGGCCGTATGCCGAAAGCCATTGCCGAGCAGGTTGCGCTGGGCAAGGATCTGAACGACTTCTTGATCTGA
- the dsdC gene encoding DNA-binding transcriptional regulator DsdC, with the protein MYTEDNYVSRNKLLSGYQLSKLHTFEAAARHCSFALAADELALSPSAVSHRIGALEEELGFKLFQRFHRKVMLTAEGQRIFWALKSSLEFINQEILEIKNQELSGSLTVYSRPSIAQCWLVPRLADFSRLHPQIDLNIMTGNENVNLHGYGIDLTIYFDDKMPERLAIHPLMDEYMVPVCSPDYAEQHGLLDNPDNLSRCRLLHDRQAWGYDSDTDEWCSWARQAGISLDGCQSSMGFDRSDLAIIAAMNHAGVAMGRKNLVRQRLERNELVEPFPGREVRCEQRYYMATLPNRQCPKIQAFIDWIGAQAAMAC; encoded by the coding sequence ATGTATACCGAAGACAACTATGTATCGAGAAACAAGCTGCTGAGCGGCTATCAACTCTCCAAGCTGCACACCTTCGAGGCGGCGGCCCGTCACTGCTCCTTCGCCCTGGCGGCGGATGAGCTGGCGCTCAGCCCGAGCGCGGTGAGCCACCGGATAGGTGCGCTGGAAGAGGAGCTTGGCTTCAAGCTGTTCCAGCGTTTTCACCGCAAGGTGATGCTGACGGCGGAGGGGCAGCGGATCTTCTGGGCGCTCAAGTCCTCGCTGGAGTTCATCAATCAGGAGATCCTGGAGATCAAGAATCAGGAACTGTCCGGTTCCCTGACTGTCTACTCCCGCCCCTCCATCGCCCAGTGCTGGCTGGTGCCGCGGCTCGCGGACTTCTCCCGCCTGCATCCCCAGATCGATCTCAACATCATGACCGGCAACGAGAACGTCAACCTGCACGGTTATGGCATCGATCTGACGATCTATTTCGACGACAAGATGCCGGAGCGGCTCGCCATCCACCCGCTGATGGATGAATACATGGTGCCGGTATGCAGCCCCGACTATGCCGAGCAGCATGGGCTGCTGGATAACCCTGACAACTTATCTCGCTGCCGCCTGCTGCACGACAGGCAGGCCTGGGGGTACGACTCCGACACCGACGAGTGGTGCAGCTGGGCCCGTCAGGCCGGGATCTCCCTCGACGGCTGTCAGTCGAGCATGGGCTTCGATCGCTCCGATCTCGCCATCATCGCCGCCATGAATCACGCCGGGGTGGCCATGGGCCGCAAGAACCTGGTACGCCAGCGGCTGGAGCGCAACGAGCTGGTGGAGCCCTTCCCGGGCAGGGAGGTGCGCTGCGAGCAGCGTTACTACATGGCGACGCTCCCCAACCGCCAGTGCCCCAAGATCCAGGCCTTCATCGACTGGATAGGCGCCCAGGCCGCGATGGCGTGCTGA
- the dsdX gene encoding D-serine transporter DsdX, with translation MNSEMWVVGTLLTSIILIVFTIVKGRIHPFLALLLASFYVGTMMGMNPVKMVNAMEEGIGGTLGFLAAVIGLGTILGKMMEVSGAAERIGLTLQKCRWLSPQVIMVLVGLVCGITLFVEVGVVLLIPLAFSIARKTNTSLLTLAIPLCTALMAVHCIVPPHPAALYVTNQLGADIGSVIVYGLAVGLFASLVGGPLFLKLLGKRVPFKSVPAAFANIEARDEAELPSLGASLFTVLLPILLMLAKTVAELNMDQSSILYTLLEFIGNPITAMFIAAFTAYYVLGIRQSMKMEGLLDKTEQCFSSIANILLIIGAGGAFNGVLKASGLGDSLATILSQLDMHPILLAWLVAIVLHAAVGSATVAMMGATAIVAPIMVHYPNISPEIMTLAIGSGAIGCTMVTDSLFWLVKQYCGATLNETLKYYTSATLLASLMALAGTFLLSYIV, from the coding sequence ATGAATTCTGAAATGTGGGTCGTCGGTACCTTGCTGACTAGCATCATCCTGATCGTCTTCACCATAGTGAAGGGCAGGATCCACCCCTTCCTCGCCCTGCTGTTGGCGAGCTTCTATGTCGGCACCATGATGGGGATGAACCCGGTCAAGATGGTCAATGCCATGGAGGAGGGCATAGGCGGCACCCTGGGCTTCCTCGCCGCCGTCATCGGCCTTGGCACCATACTCGGCAAGATGATGGAGGTTTCGGGCGCCGCCGAGCGCATCGGCCTCACCCTGCAGAAGTGCCGCTGGCTGTCGCCTCAGGTCATCATGGTGCTGGTCGGCCTGGTGTGCGGCATCACCCTGTTCGTCGAGGTGGGGGTGGTGTTGCTGATCCCGCTCGCCTTCTCCATCGCCCGCAAGACCAACACCTCGCTGCTGACGCTCGCCATCCCGCTCTGCACCGCCCTGATGGCCGTGCACTGCATAGTGCCGCCCCATCCGGCCGCGCTCTATGTCACCAATCAGCTGGGAGCCGATATCGGATCCGTCATCGTCTACGGCCTCGCGGTCGGGCTCTTTGCCTCCCTGGTCGGCGGCCCCCTGTTCCTGAAGCTGCTGGGCAAGCGGGTGCCGTTCAAGAGCGTGCCCGCCGCCTTTGCGAATATCGAGGCGCGCGATGAGGCCGAGCTCCCCTCCCTCGGCGCCTCCCTCTTCACCGTGCTGCTGCCCATACTGCTGATGCTGGCCAAGACGGTGGCCGAGCTGAACATGGATCAGAGCTCCATCCTCTATACCCTGCTGGAGTTTATCGGCAACCCCATCACCGCCATGTTCATCGCCGCCTTCACCGCCTACTACGTGCTGGGGATCCGCCAGAGCATGAAGATGGAAGGGCTGCTGGACAAGACGGAGCAGTGCTTCTCCTCCATCGCCAACATACTGCTCATCATCGGGGCCGGTGGCGCCTTCAACGGCGTGCTCAAGGCCAGTGGCCTGGGGGACAGCCTCGCCACCATCCTCTCCCAGCTGGACATGCACCCCATACTGCTGGCCTGGCTGGTGGCCATAGTGCTGCACGCCGCCGTCGGCTCCGCCACCGTCGCCATGATGGGGGCCACCGCCATCGTCGCCCCCATCATGGTGCACTACCCGAACATCAGCCCGGAGATCATGACCCTCGCCATCGGCTCAGGCGCCATCGGCTGCACCATGGTGACCGACTCCCTGTTCTGGCTGGTGAAGCAGTATTGCGGCGCTACCCTGAACGAAACGCTCAAGTACTACACCAGTGCCACCCTCCTCGCCTCCCTGATGGCGCTGGCCGGCACCTTCCTGCTCTCCTATATCGTGTAA
- a CDS encoding D-serine ammonia-lyase, with protein sequence MKNTDIAQLISQYPLVQTLISLEPVTWFNPNATTLAAGLPYVGLDQRDVADASARLARFAPYLCQAFPETRAMQGMLESEVAAIPALQATLNERYGVDLTGRLLLKKDSHLPISGSIKARGGIYEVLTHAEQLAIKAGLLREDDDYSKLFSDEFRRFFGQYSIAVGSTGNLGMSIGIMSAKLGFTVTVHMSADAREWKKRKLREHGVIVVEYVEDYGVAVEQGRKEAERDPNCFFIDDENSRTLFLGYSVAGERLKKQFDEMGIEVDAEHPLFVYLPCGVGGGPGGVAFGLKLAFGDNVHCFFAEPTHSPCMLLGVHTGLHDQIAVQDLGIDNLTAADGLAVGRASGFVGRAMERLLDGFYTLSDQEMYDLLGLLDRDEQIRLEPSALAGMPGPWRVSADGEWQASRGLDALRMAQATHLVWATGGGMVPAEEMAKYLATANI encoded by the coding sequence ATGAAAAATACCGACATTGCGCAGCTCATCTCTCAGTACCCGCTGGTTCAGACGCTGATCTCTCTCGAGCCTGTGACCTGGTTCAACCCCAATGCCACCACATTGGCGGCCGGCCTGCCCTACGTGGGGCTGGATCAACGCGACGTCGCAGACGCCTCAGCCCGCCTGGCCCGCTTCGCCCCCTACCTGTGCCAGGCCTTCCCCGAGACCCGTGCCATGCAGGGCATGTTGGAGTCCGAAGTCGCGGCCATCCCCGCCCTGCAGGCAACTCTCAATGAGCGTTACGGCGTTGACCTCACCGGCCGGCTGCTGCTGAAAAAAGACAGCCACCTGCCGATCTCCGGCTCCATCAAGGCCCGTGGCGGCATCTACGAGGTGCTGACCCATGCCGAGCAGCTGGCGATCAAGGCCGGGTTGCTGCGCGAAGACGACGACTACAGCAAGCTGTTCAGTGATGAGTTCCGCCGCTTCTTCGGCCAGTACAGCATCGCCGTGGGCTCGACCGGCAACCTCGGCATGTCCATCGGCATCATGAGCGCCAAGCTCGGCTTCACCGTCACCGTGCACATGTCCGCCGATGCGCGGGAGTGGAAGAAGCGCAAGTTGCGCGAACACGGGGTCATAGTGGTGGAATACGTCGAGGATTACGGGGTCGCCGTGGAGCAGGGGCGTAAGGAGGCCGAGCGCGATCCCAACTGCTTCTTCATCGATGACGAGAACTCCCGCACCCTGTTCCTCGGCTACTCGGTGGCGGGTGAGCGGCTGAAAAAGCAGTTCGATGAGATGGGCATCGAGGTGGATGCCGAGCACCCGCTGTTCGTCTACCTGCCCTGCGGAGTGGGCGGCGGCCCGGGCGGGGTGGCGTTTGGCCTGAAACTCGCGTTCGGGGATAACGTTCACTGCTTCTTCGCCGAGCCCACCCACTCCCCCTGCATGTTGCTCGGGGTGCACACCGGCCTGCACGATCAGATCGCGGTACAGGATCTGGGGATCGACAACCTCACCGCCGCCGATGGCCTCGCGGTGGGGCGCGCCTCCGGTTTCGTCGGCCGCGCCATGGAACGGCTGCTCGATGGCTTCTACACCCTGAGCGATCAGGAGATGTATGACCTGCTGGGGCTGCTGGACAGGGATGAGCAGATCCGCCTCGAGCCTTCCGCCCTCGCCGGCATGCCGGGCCCCTGGCGGGTCAGCGCCGATGGCGAGTGGCAGGCATCCCGCGGTCTGGATGCCCTGCGCATGGCACAGGCCACCCACCTGGTGTGGGCCACCGGCGGCGGCATGGTGCCGGCGGAGGAGATGGCAAAATACCTCGCCACCGCCAACATCTGA